One stretch of Schizosaccharomyces pombe strain 972h- genome assembly, chromosome: III DNA includes these proteins:
- the erm1 gene encoding metallopeptidase 1 produces the protein MVLVCASSSKCKRNTFLQLAMVLFAVVMARIALYFHNHLDEPLVDPYDANGNPQFSEANALKHVIHLSDDIGYRILGTIEQERAREYIMNEVLALQKQLQDGPNADIHQMEVSLESGDGAHRFDFMNKYVIKKYQNLKNIVVRLSNGTEACKEEAVLINAHVDSTLPSPGATDDALAVAILLEAIRIFISRPVPLTHSIVFLFNDAEESLQDASHMFITQSPLRDTIKCVVNLEACGTTGSEILFQATSNEMIKAYSHVPHPFGTVLADDVFRTGLILSDTDFRQFVQYGNLTGLDMAVVKNSYLYHTKKDLAPYISPGTPQNFGENILAILTYLVSPEADLNNMKSSGTVYFSVFNSLFFMYSKLTSKILNTLVGGLGILLTLRGSEGSFTVALIAQVISIAGIFVIPNIWAYILGNVLDCGMSWFRNEYWPLFIYLPAIFASLFFTESLFKRSEHLALRATIFIFSLLTFIPLPSAYLFTIIDFFMVFALFLNDKILAKPGTVHPLTYFIGSIGAMTVGFESAINLLEIFVPLTGRIGTDKVADNVVATVCVCGFNIYFPLMSPWIQRFRSRCCFRLGLLFSIFVVGFSSFILAKQDTYYDSLHPRRIFVQRMENITSNEVSLHIASADSAPGFDKLSSDLSSLLTDEPVVKTEMDDWNSDWDTVYPFSQFLGSYRIPLNDTVDVTTLPSIKFSNKVVKDNVVNVTVTVEHPGLIWTVVSFDADVLSWSLPEVPSTVRRHHVREVSAYGLDSYSFNMSYLEAPIYFDFVGVDGVGHYPSKASEGRDRASIQLCEKLTNDYLPDWTDTLCIGVVSGNFKLE, from the coding sequence ATGGTGTTAGTTTGTGCTTCATCCTCTAAATGTAAGCGTAATACATTCCTACAACTGGCAATGGTACTATTTGCCGTTGTGATGGCAAGGATTGCGCTCTACTTTCACAATCATCTTGATGAACCACTTGTTGATCCCTATGATGCTAATGGTAACCCCCAATTTTCCGAGGCAAATGCCCTCAAACATGTTATTCATCTGTCCGACGACATTGGCTATCGAATTCTCGGGACTATTGAGCAGGAACGTGCTCGTGAATACATAATGAATGAGGTGTTAGCTTTGCAAAAGCAATTGCAGGACGGCCCGAACGCCGATATCCATCAAATGGAGGTTTCCCTCGAATCCGGTGACGGAGCTCATCGCTTTGACTTTATGAATAAGTAtgttatcaaaaaatatcaaaaccTTAAAAACATTGTTGTTCGTTTGAGCAATGGAACTGAGGCTTGTAAGGAAGAAGCCGTTCTCATCAATGCTCACGTTGATTCAACTCTGCCTAGTCCTGGTGCCACTGATGATGCTCTTGCTGTTGCAATCCTTCTCGAAGCCATtcgtatttttatttctcgACCTGTTCCATTAACTCATTCAATTGTCTTTTTGTTCAATGATGCTGAAGAGTCGTTGCAAGATGCGTCCCACATGTTTATTACTCAAAGTCCACTCAGAGACACAATTAAGTGTGTAGTCAACTTAGAGGCTTGTGGTACCACCGGTTCCGAAATTCTTTTCCAGGCTACTAGCAACGAGATGATTAAGGCATATTCTCATGTTCCCCATCCATTTGGAACGGTATTGGCCGATGATGTTTTCCGTACAGGTTTGATCTTGAGTGATACCGATTTCCGTCAGTTCGTTCAATACGGAAACCTTACAGGCTTGGATATGGCCGTAGTTAAAAACAGTTACTTGTACCATACAAAGAAAGATTTGGCTCCTTATATATCGCCTGGTACTCCTCAAAATTTCGGTGAAAATATCCTTGCCATTCTTACCTATCTCGTGTCCCCCGAAGCAGACTTGAACAACATGAAGTCATCTGGTACCGTGtatttttcagtttttaACAGTCTTTTCTTCATGTACTCCAAGCTCACGTCTAAGATTTTGAATACTTTAGTTGGAGGGTTGGGTATTCTACTTACTCTACGTGGTTCTGAGGGATCTTTTACTGTTGCTTTGATCGCTCAAGTTATTTCCATTGCAGGAATATTTGTAATTCCCAACATTTGGGCATACATTCTTGGAAATGTACTGGATTGTGGTATGAGCTGGTTCCGAAACGAGTATTGgcctttatttatttatcttCCTGCAATTTTTGCATCTTTATTCTTTACCGAATCTTTGTTTAAGCGTTCTGAACATCTTGCATTAAGAGCAACGAtctttatcttttctttactcACCTTTATCCCATTGCCTTCtgcatatttatttacaattatagatttttttatggtCTTTGCTTTGTTTCTTAACGACAAAATCCTCGCTAAACCCGGCACAGTCCACCCATTGACGTATTTCATCGGTTCAATTGGCGCGATGACTGTTGGATTTGAATCTGCTATAAATCTccttgaaatttttgtgCCCCTTACTGGTCGTATTGGAACTGACAAGGTTGCCGATAATGTAGTTGCCACTGTCTGTGTTTGTGGATTTAACATTTACTTCCCTTTAATGTCCCCTTGGATCCAGAGGTTCCGTTCTCGCTGCTGCTTCCGACTTGGCCTTCTTTTCTCCATTTTTGTCGTTGGCTTTAGTTCATTCATCTTAGCTAAGCAAGATACCTATTATGACTCATTGCATCCTAGACGTATTTTCGTCCAGCGTATGGAAAATATCACCTCTAACGAAGTTTCATTGCACATTGCTTCTGCTGATTCTGCTCCTGGTTTTGACAAGCTCTCATCTGATCTATCTAGTCTTCTTACTGACGAACCAGTTGTTAAAACTGAAATGGATGACTGGAATTCCGATTGGGATACTGTATACCCTTTCAGTCAATTTCTAGGATCTTATCGTATTCCGTTGAATGATACTGTCGATGTGACCACTTTACCATCTATTAAGTTTTCCAATAAAGTTGTTAAGGATAATGTTGTTAATGTTACTGTTACAGTCGAACATCCTGGACTTATTTGGACAGTCGTTTCATTTGATGCTGACGTTCTTTCCTGGTCTTTGCCTGAGGTTCCATCTACTGTTCGTAGACATCATGTTCGCGAAGTGAGTGCTTATGGACTGGATTCTTATTCTTTCAATATGAGTTATCTTGAAGCCCCAATTTACTTTGATTTCGTAGGCGTTGACGGAGTAGGACACTATCCTTCAAAGGCTTCAGAAGGTCGTGATCGTGCTAGTATTCAACTGTGCGAGAAGTTGACCAATGATTATCTTCCAGACTGGACCGATACCCTTTGTATTGGTGTAGTTTCAGGAAATTTCAAGCTCGAGTAA
- the rpa12 gene encoding DNA-directed RNA polymerase complex I TFIIS subunit Rpa12 — translation MSAIGSLIFCSECGNLLESTTAQWTTCDQCQSVYPSEQFANLVVETKSSASAFPSALKLKHSIVQVESQKEEAATIEEKCPKCGNDHMTFHTLQLRSADEGSTVFYECPRCAYKFSTNN, via the exons ATGTCGGCAATAGGGTCTTTGATATTTTGCTCAGAATGCGGTAACTTGTTGGAATCGACTACTGCCCAATGGACTACTTGTGATCAGTGTCAATCCGTTTATCCTTCTGAGCAATTTGCCAATTTGGTAGTGGAAACGAAGAGTAGTGCAAGTGCTTTTCCTTCTGCTTTAAAACTCAAGCACAGTATCGTTCAAGTAGAATCTCAGAAGGAGGAGGCAGCAACG ATTGAGGAAAAATGTCCAAAATGTGGAAACGACCATATGACTTTCCATACTTTGCAATTGAGGTCTGCTGATGAAGGTTCTACGGTGTTTTACGAATGTCCTCGATGTGCTTATAAATTTAGTACAAACAATTAG
- the iec3 gene encoding Ino80 complex subunit Iec3 has translation MASVKSFKRKYLKLRKSFDSVVLETEEIEQKIAEISEVYRRILLENAHLNDLLIDMNSTVLPTPPASPPGSPYWEAKPVSHTVFLESPSDVFTLEKPIASTHRWLSKLTALSKSTNSTLSTPKSFHSPLQSRGISPSSAQSSAAVSSSRKQKRKRTSEGPSERRARKK, from the exons ATGGCGTCTGTTAAATCCTTTAAacgaaaatatttaaaacttcGAAAGTCATTTGATTCGGTAGTCCTTGAAACAGAGGAAATTGAACAAAAGATTGCTGAAATATCAGAAGTTTATCGCAGaattttattagaaaatgc ACATTTGAATGATCTGTTGATAGACATGAATAGCACGGTTTTACCAACTCCTCCTGCTAGTCCTCCGGGTTCTCCTTATTGGGAAGCCAAGCCTGTTTCACATACGGTATTTCTTGAAAGCCCTTCGGATGTTTTTACTCTAGAAAAACCTATAGCAAGTACTCATCGATGGCTTTCTAAGTTGACGGCACTTTCAAAATCGACAAATTCTACACTCTCGACCCCAAAGTCTTTTCATAGTCCTTTACAAAGCCGCGGGATTTCTCCTTCTTCTGCACAATCATCAGCGGCTGTTAGCTCGTCACGGAAGCAAAAACGAAAGCGCACCTCGGAAGGTCCCTCTGAACGACGAGCACGAAAAAAGTag